Proteins encoded within one genomic window of Mobula birostris isolate sMobBir1 unplaced genomic scaffold, sMobBir1.hap1 scaffold_2782, whole genome shotgun sequence:
- the LOC140192832 gene encoding P2X purinoceptor 3-like: protein MPASRSHSFLISDHSPDGACCPSLGTGSAAAMGFLENFFTYETPKSMVVKSWTVGVLNRLMQLLIIVYFLGWVFLHEKAYQTKETNIESSVITKVKGFGRAHFENGSVRVLDVADYIIPPQGSSVFCIITAMRITDNQLQTSVP from the exons ATGCCGGCCTCCCGCAGCCACTCCTTCCTCATCTCGGACCACTCTCCAGACG gcGCGTGCTGTCCCTCGCTGGGCACCGGGTCGGCTGCCGCCATGGGCTTCCTGGAGAATTTCTTCACCTACGAGACCCCCAAGTCGATGGTGGTGAAGAGCTGGACGGTGGGCGTCCTGAATCGCCTGATGCAGCTGCTGATCATTGTCTACTTCCTGGG CTGGGTATTCCTGCACGAGAAGGCTTACCAGACCAAGGAGACCAACATCGAGTCCTCGGTCATTACCAAGGTGAAAGGATTTGGGAGGGCACATTTCGAAAACGGTTCCGTCCGTGTCCTCGATGTGGCCGACTACATCATCCCCCCACAG GGATCGTCAGTGTTCTGCATCATCACTGCGATGCGAATCACCGACAACCAGCTTCAGACGTCTGTCCCGag